The following proteins are co-located in the bacterium genome:
- a CDS encoding GYD domain-containing protein, producing the protein MPIYIMLSTLTSDGLETIKKKPDRILEVGEELKAMGVTVKGQWAVLGDYDFVNIVEAPDNETIARASVEIGSRGSVSMVTMPAIPVEDFIASLK; encoded by the coding sequence ATGCCGATATATATCATGCTCAGCACATTAACTTCCGACGGCCTCGAGACCATAAAGAAGAAACCTGACCGAATCCTGGAAGTTGGCGAGGAACTCAAAGCCATGGGGGTTACCGTCAAGGGCCAGTGGGCCGTTCTCGGTGACTACGACTTCGTCAACATCGTGGAGGCACCGGACAACGAAACCATCGCGCGAGCTTCGGTGGAGATCGGATCCAGGGGATCAGTCAGTATGGTGACCATGCCGGCCATACCGGTGGAGGATTTTATTGCCAGCTTGAAATAA
- a CDS encoding PaaI family thioesterase, with the protein MDPDAPLPFDFNGWVELAPFEQTLGMKIESSGDGKATLTMPFTVKLAQGKGLLHGGAITALADTAAAMGIKTLLPYSQLPIQDFLIIPSLHSLLPHPNSKVLRPLHPALPRGPAPLI; encoded by the coding sequence ATGGATCCAGATGCACCGCTGCCTTTTGATTTTAACGGATGGGTAGAGCTTGCTCCTTTTGAGCAGACACTGGGGATGAAGATCGAATCCTCGGGTGATGGAAAGGCAACCCTCACCATGCCCTTTACCGTTAAACTGGCTCAAGGGAAAGGGCTGCTCCACGGCGGGGCTATCACCGCCCTTGCCGACACAGCCGCGGCCATGGGCATCAAAACCCTCCTTCCCTATTCCCAACTCCCAATTCAGGATTTTCTTATAATACCCTCACTCCATTCTCTACTTCCTCATCCAAATTCAAAAGTACTACGTCCCCTTCATCCGGCACTGCCCCGAGGACCAGCACCTCTGATCTGA
- a CDS encoding tRNA-binding protein: MDTISWPDFEKVEIRVGTVLTAEPFPEARVPAFKLTIDFGPLGIKQTSAQITKRYDPTWLVGRQVLAVTNFLPKKIAGFRSEVLVLGAVPDEGDVVLLNLDEEVENGVRVL, encoded by the coding sequence ATGGATACGATCTCATGGCCCGACTTTGAAAAAGTCGAGATACGTGTCGGCACAGTCCTCACCGCCGAACCGTTCCCCGAAGCGAGGGTCCCCGCCTTCAAACTTACCATCGACTTTGGTCCCTTGGGTATCAAACAGACCAGCGCCCAGATCACGAAGAGATATGATCCGACCTGGCTCGTCGGCCGTCAGGTCCTGGCTGTGACCAACTTCCTGCCCAAGAAGATCGCCGGGTTCAGATCAGAGGTGCTGGTCCTCGGGGCAGTGCCGGATGAAGGGGACGTAGTACTTTTGAATTTGGATGAGGAAGTAGAGAATGGAGTGAGGGTATTATAA
- a CDS encoding L-lactate permease encodes MITFLAWSPILLLFLLAVVFRRSALELSVAGMAWTVFIAVTVFATPFETVGLAALDGLLVTLPLLFVVYGGILLASVLIGSGSLARLANWFTGAVRGEWNRLSLLAMGMGNSLEGAGVIAEPVAAPMLRASGLAPQASAALSIIGYSGLMTLGLGGVIITVLAAVTGFEAGVLAREVAVLSVPASVLMAWSMPFFAGKGGFQPSRLLYLTVIGLIPGLAAWGGVVWLGHQVGELTGGVVLILVLVLPGIRRLKLTKELARDALPLVVMGLGMVSVSALPGIRDLAREHLAFAVSVIPGRVIHFRPLSDAYLYLFVAFGVAHFLHQRGQSLLGSLRTGTVLGSRAILSMALFAAMGQVLSFTGSDLVSGPAIEQAGNIPRIVAQSLTVFGPVYPVLVPFLGWVGTFLTGYGVASIMLFAALQMGIALQLGYSPVLFVSALAVGASIGGISSPFKVAFAASMCGAAGEEGDILRKTIPLGIAACLLLGVFLLFM; translated from the coding sequence ATGATCACTTTCCTGGCCTGGAGCCCCATCCTCCTCCTCTTCCTCCTGGCCGTTGTCTTTCGCAGAAGCGCCCTGGAGCTTTCCGTTGCGGGCATGGCCTGGACCGTATTCATCGCTGTCACTGTCTTTGCCACACCGTTTGAGACAGTTGGGCTTGCCGCCCTGGACGGGCTTCTCGTTACTTTACCCCTTCTTTTTGTGGTCTACGGAGGCATTCTTCTCGCATCCGTTCTCATAGGCTCCGGATCCCTGGCCCGCCTGGCCAACTGGTTCACCGGAGCTGTCAGGGGGGAGTGGAACCGTTTGAGTCTCCTGGCGATGGGAATGGGGAATTCTCTTGAAGGGGCAGGGGTTATCGCCGAACCTGTGGCTGCTCCCATGCTGCGTGCATCCGGCCTGGCGCCGCAGGCCTCCGCTGCCCTGTCTATCATAGGCTACAGTGGTCTCATGACCCTGGGGCTGGGAGGGGTCATCATCACGGTCCTGGCTGCCGTGACCGGTTTTGAAGCAGGTGTTCTGGCCAGGGAGGTGGCTGTGCTGTCGGTTCCGGCTTCCGTTCTCATGGCGTGGTCCATGCCGTTCTTCGCGGGAAAGGGTGGATTCCAGCCGAGCCGCCTGCTTTATTTGACTGTCATCGGGCTCATCCCCGGCCTTGCCGCCTGGGGAGGAGTCGTCTGGCTGGGGCATCAGGTGGGAGAGTTAACCGGAGGTGTGGTTCTCATCCTCGTACTTGTGCTGCCCGGTATCCGGCGCCTCAAACTCACAAAGGAGTTGGCCAGGGATGCCTTGCCCCTGGTGGTCATGGGGCTGGGGATGGTGTCGGTCAGCGCCCTGCCCGGGATCAGGGACCTGGCCAGGGAGCATCTGGCCTTTGCTGTTTCAGTGATCCCGGGACGGGTCATCCACTTCCGCCCCTTGTCTGACGCCTATCTCTATCTCTTTGTGGCCTTTGGTGTGGCCCATTTTCTACACCAGCGGGGCCAGAGCCTCCTGGGTTCGTTGCGGACAGGAACCGTCCTGGGATCCAGAGCGATCCTCTCCATGGCCCTGTTTGCCGCCATGGGGCAGGTGCTTTCCTTCACCGGATCTGATCTTGTGTCCGGGCCAGCCATTGAGCAAGCGGGCAACATCCCACGTATTGTGGCCCAAAGCCTCACGGTGTTCGGTCCGGTGTACCCTGTGCTGGTCCCGTTCCTCGGGTGGGTGGGCACCTTCCTTACGGGGTATGGTGTAGCTTCCATCATGCTCTTCGCCGCCCTCCAGATGGGAATCGCCCTCCAGCTTGGATATTCGCCGGTCCTGTTCGTGTCGGCCCTTGCGGTAGGCGCGAGTATTGGCGGGATCTCCAGCCCCTTCAAGGTGGCTTTCGCCGCGAGCATGTGCGGCGCGGCCGGGGAGGAGGGGGATATTCTCCGGAAGACGATACCGCTGGGGATCGCAGCGTGTTTATTGCTGGGGGTGTTTTTACTGTTTATGTAG
- the epmA gene encoding EF-P lysine aminoacylase EpmA — MAALNNILEARAVMEEAVRAYFNEEGFVEVTTPSVVSHPNLDPNIRPVSVNIPDLSGGSHGSNRHWLHTSPELSMKKLLAKGSGSIYQIGPVFRDEEPTRFHRREFSMLEWYRVDAGYEDAIRDTIRVVRAVCRAVTDEEELVYGGRYYDLAGQWEEITMAEAFKRYAGVDSLTHDDLAEALESLGYRVDAQSTTEDLFFHVYVEAVEPSLGIERPTILKDYPSYLGTMAKPREDDPHFLERFEVYIAGVELANGFTELTDGIELAGRMEKVLRDLSEDGVEGLTIDEQFLEAMDDLPPCAGVSVGMDRLAMLVLDAPDISQVVFPYEDRTT; from the coding sequence TTGGCGGCATTGAATAATATTCTCGAGGCCCGGGCAGTCATGGAAGAGGCTGTCCGGGCCTATTTTAACGAGGAGGGGTTTGTAGAGGTAACGACCCCCTCCGTGGTTTCTCACCCTAACCTTGATCCCAACATCCGCCCTGTTTCGGTAAATATCCCCGATCTTTCAGGCGGATCCCACGGATCCAATAGACACTGGCTCCACACCTCCCCCGAACTATCCATGAAAAAGCTTCTGGCAAAGGGATCTGGAAGTATTTACCAGATCGGTCCTGTCTTCAGGGACGAGGAGCCTACCCGGTTTCATCGACGCGAGTTTTCCATGCTGGAGTGGTACAGGGTGGATGCCGGTTATGAAGATGCCATCAGGGACACCATACGGGTGGTCCGTGCTGTGTGCCGAGCTGTAACAGATGAGGAAGAGTTGGTCTACGGTGGCCGGTACTATGATCTTGCAGGGCAGTGGGAGGAGATCACCATGGCTGAGGCTTTTAAGCGTTACGCCGGGGTTGATTCCCTCACCCATGATGACCTTGCCGAAGCCCTTGAAAGTCTGGGTTACAGGGTAGACGCCCAATCCACCACTGAGGATCTGTTTTTTCATGTATATGTGGAGGCGGTGGAGCCTTCCCTCGGCATCGAACGGCCCACCATCCTCAAGGATTACCCTTCCTACCTGGGCACCATGGCCAAGCCCAGAGAAGATGACCCTCATTTTCTGGAGCGGTTCGAGGTCTATATTGCGGGGGTGGAACTGGCCAACGGTTTCACGGAGTTGACAGATGGCATAGAGCTTGCCGGGCGAATGGAAAAGGTGCTGAGGGATCTATCGGAAGATGGTGTGGAGGGGTTGACCATCGATGAGCAGTTCCTGGAGGCCATGGATGATCTGCCCCCTTGCGCCGGGGTGTCCGTCGGTATGGACAGGCTGGCTATGCTGGTGCTTGACGCGCCGGACATTTCTCAAGTCGTCTTTCCTTACGAGGATCGGACGACTTGA
- a CDS encoding universal stress protein, whose translation MKENMRKVLVPVDFSSTSNKAFLYAREMADCWEGELHLVHVLDTEFLSGAVHITIEPLDESVAKWEKRAEDKLKSIYHEAGGEALSGEIHIRKGKPHEEILQIAKELDVDMIVIGSHGRTGLERAIFGSVAEKVTRLAPMPVLVIK comes from the coding sequence TTGAAAGAAAACATGCGCAAGGTCCTCGTTCCCGTGGATTTTTCCAGTACCTCCAACAAGGCCTTCCTCTACGCGAGGGAAATGGCCGACTGCTGGGAAGGCGAACTCCATCTCGTCCACGTCCTGGACACCGAATTCCTGTCCGGAGCGGTTCATATAACCATCGAACCCCTGGATGAGTCCGTGGCCAAGTGGGAAAAGCGTGCGGAAGATAAACTGAAGTCCATCTACCATGAGGCGGGAGGGGAAGCGTTGTCTGGCGAGATCCACATTCGGAAGGGCAAGCCCCACGAGGAGATCCTCCAGATCGCCAAAGAACTTGATGTGGACATGATCGTCATCGGCAGCCACGGTCGGACGGGCCTGGAAAGGGCTATTTTCGGCAGTGTAGCCGAAAAGGTCACGAGGCTTGCCCCGATGCCGGTTCTGGTCATTAAGTAA
- a CDS encoding SPFH domain-containing protein codes for MRSIKHMAILAALSSFLISGCWPHQAGPTEVGVRTVKFGIFKKRGVEQTYYAPGKTYFFLPIINDWNTFDTKLQTMEMTFDPKRGDLRARDDLLFKTIDGNDISLDVIIQYRIDPAKAPYILQNVAEDDFILRQKIVRAVVRSVPRDIFGELQTEGFYISGQRQEKAEKVKDALNSILGSMGVVIAKVSTKDYRFPPAYQQAIEDRKVADQQAEKNKSQAKAAEEEYRRKVADAQGQVNTRVAAADGEFQRSKLEADAYFQQQESIAQAIMAEGVADAKGIKAMNEALGGSGGEILVKLRIAEALKGKKIYLLPVSEGGINLKTTDINDLLRVYGLQGMAQKAEVKPAPPAAPAK; via the coding sequence ATGAGATCTATAAAACACATGGCCATCCTGGCTGCTCTCAGTTCCTTCCTCATTTCAGGCTGCTGGCCCCATCAGGCCGGGCCCACCGAGGTGGGCGTTCGTACCGTCAAGTTCGGGATCTTTAAAAAACGCGGTGTCGAACAGACGTACTACGCCCCGGGCAAGACCTATTTTTTCCTGCCCATCATAAACGACTGGAACACCTTTGACACCAAGCTCCAGACCATGGAAATGACCTTCGACCCCAAGCGGGGAGACCTCCGCGCACGGGACGACCTGTTGTTTAAAACTATCGACGGCAACGACATCAGCCTTGACGTCATCATTCAGTACCGTATCGATCCGGCTAAAGCCCCTTACATTTTGCAGAACGTGGCTGAGGATGATTTTATTTTGCGCCAGAAGATCGTGCGCGCCGTGGTTCGCAGCGTACCCAGGGATATCTTCGGGGAGCTGCAAACAGAGGGTTTCTACATCTCCGGCCAGCGCCAGGAAAAGGCTGAGAAGGTCAAGGACGCTCTCAACTCGATCCTGGGGTCTATGGGGGTCGTCATCGCCAAGGTTTCCACCAAAGACTACCGGTTCCCCCCAGCTTACCAGCAGGCCATCGAGGACCGTAAGGTCGCAGACCAGCAGGCCGAAAAAAACAAATCCCAGGCCAAGGCTGCCGAGGAGGAGTACCGTCGGAAGGTGGCCGACGCCCAGGGGCAGGTAAATACCAGGGTCGCGGCTGCTGACGGCGAGTTCCAAAGGTCCAAGCTCGAGGCCGACGCCTATTTTCAGCAGCAGGAAAGCATCGCCCAGGCCATCATGGCGGAGGGTGTCGCCGACGCCAAGGGGATCAAGGCCATGAACGAAGCTTTGGGTGGATCCGGAGGCGAGATCCTGGTCAAACTCAGGATCGCCGAGGCCCTCAAGGGCAAGAAGATCTACCTTCTCCCTGTTTCAGAAGGTGGAATTAACCTCAAGACCACCGACATCAACGACCTGCTCAGGGTCTACGGGCTGCAGGGCATGGCTCAGAAGGCCGAGGTAAAACCCGCACCGCCAGCAGCGCCCGCTAAATAA
- a CDS encoding SPFH domain-containing protein, protein MNDKGNGGSQGPFQDTPIFGRKRPKIPGLPKLPDFKLPIGGQKTAALIVAILVIVAMAYNLLLAYVGPAEYGIKQVKIGINRGIQEKVYATGLHLVLPGMEVMHTFPRNLQVFELNNFPTQYTRLNRYEKAAYIQTSDGFFVSVDVAILYKIVDPYLLITTVGPGRAFEDGGIIPKAEPVLKEALGELSTEEFYNSPLRVEKTMKAKDMLSKELKPYGIRVEEVLVRYFTYSEEIQKNIEAKKLQDQLVFKNQAERRAAEEGAKLQKVVSEGEALIQVKLQEGEAYQVTRLAERDLYVRTKHANGDLLVKLADAKKTELKNAALRGAGSERLVGLKMAEVYEGLEAIILSSDGPGGVNPLDLERTLQMFEVRK, encoded by the coding sequence ATGAACGACAAGGGCAATGGCGGTTCCCAGGGACCGTTCCAGGACACTCCTATCTTCGGGAGGAAACGCCCTAAAATACCAGGGTTACCCAAACTTCCCGACTTCAAACTGCCCATCGGAGGACAAAAAACCGCAGCACTGATCGTGGCTATCCTCGTCATCGTGGCGATGGCTTATAACCTCCTCCTGGCGTACGTCGGGCCCGCCGAGTACGGGATCAAGCAGGTCAAGATCGGCATTAACCGGGGCATCCAGGAGAAGGTCTACGCGACGGGTCTCCACCTGGTTCTTCCGGGGATGGAGGTCATGCACACCTTCCCCAGGAATTTACAGGTCTTCGAACTCAACAACTTTCCCACCCAGTACACCCGCCTCAACCGCTACGAGAAGGCAGCTTACATCCAGACCTCCGACGGTTTCTTCGTGAGTGTAGATGTGGCGATCCTGTACAAGATCGTGGATCCTTACCTGCTTATCACCACCGTCGGCCCCGGCCGGGCCTTCGAGGATGGCGGAATTATCCCAAAAGCAGAGCCGGTGCTGAAGGAGGCCCTCGGCGAGCTTTCCACTGAGGAGTTCTACAACAGCCCCCTCAGGGTTGAAAAGACCATGAAGGCCAAGGATATGTTGAGCAAAGAGCTCAAGCCCTACGGGATCCGGGTGGAAGAAGTGCTCGTGCGCTACTTCACTTACAGCGAGGAGATCCAGAAGAACATCGAGGCCAAGAAGCTCCAGGATCAGCTGGTGTTCAAGAACCAGGCTGAACGCCGGGCTGCCGAGGAGGGCGCCAAACTCCAGAAGGTGGTCAGCGAGGGTGAGGCCCTCATCCAGGTGAAGCTCCAGGAAGGTGAGGCTTACCAGGTCACGCGCCTTGCCGAGCGAGATCTTTACGTCAGGACGAAGCACGCCAACGGGGATCTCCTCGTAAAGCTTGCCGATGCCAAAAAGACGGAGCTTAAAAACGCTGCCTTGAGGGGAGCCGGTTCCGAACGCCTGGTTGGCCTTAAGATGGCCGAGGTTTACGAAGGGCTCGAAGCGATCATCCTGTCCTCCGACGGTCCTGGGGGAGTCAACCCCCTTGACCTTGAGCGTACACTTCAGATGTTCGAGGTGAGGAAATGA
- a CDS encoding FG-GAP-like repeat-containing protein, translated as MTSSGKTDIVFIPPVKATVIILLLTALSCILPAASSANPDVYNVLPDDTRVLQFSLADFDGDSREELAVLYTTADETRLTVFRGDSGRWSRWWDDNGGISLQDGSAPRSLETVDTNGDGRAEMLACYLTENNTAMAARILTLDDRDPTKPVFNVILEDVISPPGYPLLGMEEQAFSVTFMRMATMESSGYRRVYCWNKKRFEKCVEVEWERP; from the coding sequence ATGACAAGCAGCGGAAAAACAGACATCGTCTTCATACCACCGGTAAAAGCAACGGTCATAATCCTGCTCCTTACGGCCCTGTCATGTATTTTACCGGCAGCATCCTCCGCCAACCCCGACGTTTATAACGTCCTTCCTGATGATACCCGCGTCCTTCAGTTCAGCCTTGCGGACTTTGACGGGGATTCCCGGGAGGAGCTTGCCGTTCTTTACACAACAGCAGATGAAACACGCCTTACTGTTTTCAGGGGGGATTCGGGGCGCTGGTCAAGGTGGTGGGACGACAACGGGGGTATAAGCCTTCAGGACGGCAGCGCGCCAAGATCACTGGAAACCGTCGACACCAATGGAGACGGGCGTGCCGAAATGCTCGCCTGCTATCTGACAGAAAATAACACGGCTATGGCAGCCCGTATTCTGACTCTGGACGACCGGGACCCCACCAAGCCGGTTTTTAATGTTATCCTTGAGGATGTGATCTCCCCTCCCGGTTACCCGCTTTTGGGAATGGAGGAACAGGCGTTCAGCGTCACCTTTATGCGAATGGCTACCATGGAAAGCAGCGGTTACAGGCGGGTATACTGCTGGAACAAAAAGCGTTTTGAAAAATGCGTAGAGGTGGAGTGGGAAAGACCGTGA
- a CDS encoding AsmA family protein, which translates to MKKLIKYSLIGGGVLLFLIIATVIAAPYLLNVNALKTWGEGQATAYLGRDVTIEDASFSWSGPKVKLSGLSIAEAQGMGGDPFASFQSFDLKLRLVDLFRLRLSVEHIILSGPRITVLRKKNGRFNFDDILDRINQPTAVAELPYAALDPGAGGIKAPPIDLLVKEIRMESGEVFFSDASIPRLSKGITIEGIELTLRDLSLDKPVTINAALRIGGPSPDQSPDQSPNQSKDLQFDGTVGPVGKVILPGKIPFDLKLEVLPFELARISRIIGPLPIGLSGVVSASETVKGSISEEISFEMDGALEKLNINGADNKPLVTGFTGSITQRGLVDLNNMNMTLEAFTLEAYQAVFEAAGSIRNLGATPLMDLTVKSNPIPLSGWEKVLPDLGPMVKLDGDLTFEGSVTGTVGKDLFAELGFRSKRFEMDRGPALMERSSSDIIVPPVGAAAQLEPIKAPPITVNGKITVEEGRFERITFTDLSAVLSQRETLFTFEELKLGAFSGRLAGSAWTELGTLPLAYGTKMMMTGVEVNEALTAVANMDGIVYGKASMDVSIEGKGTEFADLEKYLTGKGAVKAANGRLTTANLGGDAARAAALLGLEGRDGETQFEDMDVSFTIAEGKVMVSNMRISTGEYSLKARGDIGLDKSLDMTSRMTLSREKSDQIPANRRRLFPREPDGRVQIPLKIGGTVTSPRIGLDSSAMDEAAKTEVKKEIKEKTEDLKKKIGTDLGEKLKKLF; encoded by the coding sequence ATGAAAAAACTCATTAAATACTCCCTTATCGGCGGCGGCGTTCTTCTTTTTCTGATCATCGCGACGGTCATCGCTGCCCCCTACCTTCTCAATGTGAACGCATTGAAAACCTGGGGGGAGGGGCAGGCGACCGCCTATCTGGGAAGAGATGTGACCATCGAGGACGCAAGTTTCAGCTGGTCCGGTCCCAAGGTTAAACTCTCAGGACTTTCCATAGCCGAAGCCCAGGGTATGGGAGGCGACCCCTTTGCCAGTTTCCAATCCTTCGACCTGAAACTGCGTCTGGTGGACCTTTTCCGCCTGCGCCTTTCTGTGGAACATATCATTCTCTCCGGTCCAAGGATCACTGTTCTCCGGAAAAAGAACGGGCGCTTTAATTTCGACGACATTCTCGACCGTATCAACCAGCCAACAGCTGTGGCAGAACTGCCCTACGCCGCCCTGGACCCCGGGGCCGGCGGTATAAAGGCACCACCCATTGATCTCCTGGTAAAGGAGATCCGCATGGAGTCTGGCGAGGTCTTCTTCTCAGACGCCTCAATTCCCAGACTGTCAAAAGGGATCACCATCGAGGGGATCGAGCTCACCTTGAGGGACCTTTCTCTCGACAAACCGGTCACTATCAATGCGGCCCTGAGGATCGGAGGCCCATCCCCAGATCAATCCCCAGATCAATCCCCAAATCAATCCAAAGACCTTCAGTTCGACGGTACGGTGGGTCCCGTGGGCAAGGTCATCCTCCCCGGAAAAATACCATTCGACCTTAAACTGGAGGTCCTTCCCTTTGAACTTGCACGGATCTCCAGGATAATCGGGCCCCTTCCAATTGGACTTTCAGGGGTGGTAAGCGCCTCCGAAACGGTCAAGGGAAGCATAAGCGAGGAAATCAGCTTTGAAATGGACGGGGCTCTTGAAAAACTGAACATAAATGGCGCGGACAACAAGCCTCTGGTCACGGGCTTCACCGGTTCCATCACACAAAGAGGCCTTGTGGACCTGAATAACATGAACATGACACTGGAAGCGTTCACCCTTGAGGCGTACCAGGCCGTATTCGAGGCTGCCGGTTCAATCCGGAACCTGGGAGCAACGCCCCTCATGGACCTGACCGTAAAATCAAACCCTATTCCCCTCTCCGGTTGGGAAAAGGTGCTCCCGGATCTTGGCCCCATGGTAAAACTGGATGGGGATCTCACTTTTGAAGGCAGCGTTACGGGCACTGTGGGAAAAGACCTTTTTGCGGAGCTCGGGTTCCGGTCAAAACGGTTCGAGATGGACAGAGGTCCGGCCCTTATGGAGCGCAGCTCCAGCGACATCATCGTCCCTCCTGTGGGAGCGGCGGCACAGTTAGAGCCCATTAAAGCACCACCCATCACCGTTAACGGCAAGATCACTGTCGAGGAAGGCCGGTTCGAGCGGATAACCTTCACAGACCTTTCCGCCGTACTGTCCCAGAGGGAGACCCTGTTCACATTTGAGGAGCTCAAACTGGGTGCCTTTTCCGGACGTCTTGCCGGCTCAGCCTGGACCGAACTGGGCACCTTGCCCCTTGCCTATGGCACAAAAATGATGATGACAGGCGTTGAGGTGAACGAAGCCCTGACCGCTGTGGCTAACATGGACGGGATCGTATACGGCAAGGCTTCCATGGATGTGTCCATCGAAGGCAAGGGCACGGAGTTTGCGGACCTCGAGAAGTATCTCACCGGCAAGGGAGCCGTAAAGGCCGCCAATGGGCGCCTCACTACCGCGAACCTGGGAGGAGACGCCGCCAGGGCAGCAGCCCTCCTGGGTCTTGAAGGGCGTGACGGCGAGACACAGTTTGAGGACATGGACGTAAGTTTTACCATAGCAGAAGGCAAGGTGATGGTGAGCAACATGCGCATTTCCACCGGTGAATACTCCCTGAAGGCCAGGGGGGATATCGGGCTGGACAAATCTCTCGACATGACCTCACGTATGACCCTCTCCCGGGAGAAGAGCGACCAGATACCTGCAAACCGTCGCAGGCTTTTCCCCAGAGAACCGGACGGCAGGGTCCAGATCCCCCTTAAGATAGGCGGCACCGTCACCTCTCCCAGGATCGGCCTGGACTCTTCGGCCATGGATGAAGCGGCAAAAACCGAGGTAAAAAAAGAGATCAAGGAAAAAACGGAAGATCTGAAGAAGAAGATCGGGACGGATCTGGGGGAGAAGCTGAAGAAGTTGTTTTAA
- a CDS encoding ATP-binding cassette domain-containing protein, whose translation MQEKTGAAIAGRPCFFNNPLGLEELSGILLYLMKQHAVITEGLTCRFGDLIAVNDLNLTIRAGEIFGLLGPNGAGKTTTLSMLATLLPPTSGSATVAGHDVTRGKDRVRRAIGLVFQDPSTDEELTAWENMDFHGRLYGVGRSERRARIPEMLKMVDLADRSRHRVKTFSGGMKRRLEIARGFLHHPSVLYLDEPTTGLDPQTRRRIWEHIERINKAEELTILLTTHSMEEADALCGRVGIMDHGRLIALGTPSKLKDDLGGDVISIKVDGDAGPVVPILEDQEWVKAVRSRDGLADITVNNGEAHIPEILRLMEHAGLRALSLTLKKPTLEDVFIHHTGRSIRDETADNVDRMRQRRRAFNR comes from the coding sequence ATGCAAGAAAAAACAGGGGCAGCCATTGCAGGCCGCCCCTGTTTTTTCAACAACCCCTTGGGCCTTGAAGAACTTTCTGGTATCTTGCTCTACCTGATGAAACAGCATGCCGTGATCACAGAGGGTCTGACCTGCCGTTTCGGCGACCTCATCGCCGTTAACGATCTGAACCTGACGATCCGGGCCGGAGAGATCTTCGGGCTTCTGGGCCCCAACGGGGCGGGCAAGACCACCACCCTCTCCATGCTGGCCACCCTCCTGCCCCCCACGTCAGGGTCGGCGACGGTGGCTGGCCACGACGTGACGAGAGGAAAGGACCGTGTGCGCCGCGCCATCGGCCTCGTCTTTCAGGACCCGTCCACCGACGAGGAGCTCACCGCGTGGGAGAACATGGATTTTCACGGCCGGCTGTATGGCGTCGGGCGTTCTGAAAGGCGCGCCAGGATCCCCGAGATGCTGAAAATGGTGGACCTGGCCGACCGCAGCCGACACAGGGTCAAGACCTTTTCCGGCGGGATGAAGCGCAGGCTAGAGATCGCCCGGGGGTTTCTCCACCACCCTTCGGTCCTCTACCTGGACGAACCGACCACTGGGCTCGACCCCCAGACGCGCCGACGCATCTGGGAACACATCGAGAGGATCAACAAAGCCGAGGAACTCACCATCCTGCTGACGACCCACTCCATGGAGGAGGCGGACGCCCTGTGCGGCCGCGTGGGCATCATGGACCACGGCAGGCTCATCGCCCTGGGCACCCCGTCCAAGCTCAAGGACGACCTGGGCGGCGATGTCATCAGCATCAAGGTCGACGGCGATGCCGGCCCTGTGGTCCCGATCCTGGAAGATCAGGAGTGGGTCAAGGCGGTGCGCAGCCGCGACGGCCTGGCCGATATCACAGTCAACAACGGCGAAGCTCACATCCCGGAAATTCTGAGACTCATGGAGCACGCCGGCCTGCGGGCCCTTTCCCTCACTCTCAAGAAGCCGACCCTGGAGGACGTGTTCATTCACCACACGGGACGGAGCATCCGGGACGAGACGGCCGACAACGTGGACCGCATGCGCCAGAGAAGACGGGCCTTCAACAGGTGA